In Nematostella vectensis chromosome 2, jaNemVect1.1, whole genome shotgun sequence, one genomic interval encodes:
- the LOC5514789 gene encoding obg-like ATPase 1, with product MALRHFFLTRCQFRICVRSVFTTPFLKMPPKKKEEEKPPPLMGRFGTSLKCGIVGIPNVGKSTFFNVLTKSAASAENFPFCTIDPNESRVPVPDERWDFLCKYHQPASKVPAFLNVVDIAGLVKGASEGQGLGNAFLSHIWACDAIFHLVRAFEGEDVTHVEGDVNPVRDLEIISEELRKKDEEFLTDRVNGMEKTVVRGGDKKRMGELEIMKKLLHWVAEEKKDLRFGTWNANEVEVLNKHLLLTSKPCIYLVNLSERDYIRKKNKWLVKIKEWVDSRDKGAAIIPFSGELEAKLVDLGEEEAEKYCKEHNTSSALSKIITLGFKALQLQYFFTCGPDEVKAWTIVKGTKAPGAAGKIHTDFEKGFIMAEVMKYDDFKECGSEAACKSAGKYRQEGKNYVVQDGDIIFFKFNAGAGLSDKKKKT from the exons ATGGCTCTCcgccatttttttcttacccGGTGCCAATTTCGAATTTGTGTTCGTTCTGTATTTACCACTCCTTTTCTAAAAATGCCGCCGAAaaaaaaggaggaagaaaaacCCCCGCCATTAATGGGTAGATTTGGCACGTCACTGAAATGTGGTATTGTTGGGATTCCTAACGTTGG AAAATCAACGTTCTTTAATGTGCTGACCAAGAGCGCCGCTAGTGCGGAGAACTTTCCATTCTGCACCATAG atcCCAATGAAA GTCGAGTCCCTGTACCAGATGAAAGATGGGACTTCCTATGTAAATATCATCAGCCTGCCAG CAAGGTTCCAGCCTTTTTAAATGTGGTTGACATCGCTGGACTGGTGAAAGGTGCTTCTGAAGGGCAG GGGcttgggaatgcatttttatcCCATATCTGGGCATGTGATGCCATATTCCATTTAGTCC GTGCATTTGAGGGGGAAGATGTCACTCATGTTGAGGGAGATGTAAATCCTGTCAGAGATCTGGAAATTATTTCTGAAGAACTTAGAAAAAAG GATGAAGAGTTCTTGACAGACCGCGTG AATGGAATGGAAAAGACTGTTGTAAGAGGTGGAGATAAGAAAAGAATGGGAGAGCTG GAAATAATGAAGAAGCTTCTTCATTGGGTTGCTGAGGAGAAGAAGGATCTTCGCTTTGGAACCTGGAATGCAAATGAG GTTGAAGTTCTAAATAAACACCTTCTTCTTACCTCCAAGCCCTGCATATATCTTGTGAACTTATCAGAAAGGGACTATATACGCAAAAAGAACAAATG GCTGGTCAAGATTAAGGAGTGGGTTGACAGCCGCGACAAAGGAGCTGCCATTATCCCATTCAGTGGTGAACTGGAGGCTAAG TTAGTAGATCTGGGTGAAGAGGAGGCAGAGAAATACTGCAAAGAACATAATACTTCTAG TGCACTGAGTAAAATAATCACCTTGGGTTTCAAGGCGCTACAGCTTCAATACTTTTTCACATGTGGCCCGGATGAGGTCAAAGCTTGGACtatagtg AAAGGAACCAAGGCCCCGGGTGCTGCTGGGAAGATTCATACGGACTTTGAGAAAGGCTTCATTATGGCGGAGGTCATGAAGTATGATGACTTTAAAGAGTGTGGCAGTGAAGCCGCATGCAAG TCTGCTGGCAAGTATCGCCAAGAAGGGAAGAACTACGTGGTACAAGACGGCGATATCATTTTCTTCAAATTCAACGCTGGAGCTGGTCTAAGTGACAAGAAGAAAAAGACGTAG
- the LOC116619554 gene encoding transcription factor Sp9, producing the protein MTGLALRRSPMDYIQPSQSTQEIQPSPLALLAATCSKIGQGTDAAGEPIQSAIAQIPPQQEYVQVWSQDPGVQDAAPNDGFVENSPTIVPVQNQQNTSLYSPLTQVENGQVYYAIVTNSPSQETQCCSPSPELAPSTPTNGNAQVSSPEICNYSFDGTTKGTDSITWLGKGPNVSENQANMSQWWQGKPMNWAVTSSGDVQSAQFSQPNYSSSTMQQNSGMEVVNVENVDVPPQPQQIVVNAINNNVVNHATSYIQVTRTPQGQIILTQETLEPGKWPNNTTTVNLNALNEQQPEQGGSSNIVPVTLPLDSLGDSQNNGAITNGSPTTGRRLRRIACTCPNCRDGEGRTANGRKQHVCHVPGCGKVYGKTSHLRAHLRWHSGERPFVCNWLFCGKRFTRSDELQRHRRTHTGEKRFTCPECNKKFMRSDHLSKHVKTHSNGKNKTAPTSVKTQDPIPIQPQPQAETQPQPSEISDDALLLQSERTAVVELNIPQVCTVDQEGCITTSDYKLTETSLEELANTPSAEDFMDSADFGAGNDSEQGQETEYSS; encoded by the exons ATGACTGGTCTAGCACTACGCCGATCGCCAATGGATTACATACAGCCATCTCAGTCAACCCAG GAAATTCAACCCTCTCCTCTAGCTCTGCTGGCTGCTACCTGCAGTAAGATTGGACAAGGAACAGATGCGGCAGGGGAACCGATTCAATCGGCGATCGCTCAAATACCACCGCAACAAGAATACGTCCAAGTGTGGAGCCAAGACCCTGGCGTTCAAGATGCCGCGCCAAATGATGGATTCGTCGAAAACTCACCGACGATCGTACCCGTTCAGAACCAGCAAAATACATCTTTATATTCGCCCTTAACACAAGTGGAGAATGGTCAAGTTTATTATGCTATAGTGACTAACTCTCCGAGTCAAGAGACCCAGTGTTGTAGCCCGAGTCCCGAGCTCGCGCCTTCGACACCGACTAATGGAAACGCGCAAGTTTCAAGTCCTGAAATTTGCAATTATTCCTTCGACGGAACCACTAAAGGCACTGATTCTATTACCTGGCTAGGGAAGGGGCCTAATGTTAGCGAAAATCAAGCGAACATGAGTCAGTGGTGGCAGGGGAAACCGATGAATTGGGCTGTTACCAGTTCCGGTGATGTCCAGTCGGCACAGTTCTCACAACCGAACTATTCATCAAGCACAATGCAGCAAAACTCGGGGATGGAAGTTGTGAACGTCGAGAACGTTGATGtaccaccacaaccacaacAAATTGTCGTTAATGCTATCAATAATAACGTCGTGAATCATGCTACAAGCTATATTCAAGTCACAAGGACACCACAAGGGCAAATAATCCTCACTCAGGAAACTTTAGAGCCCGGAAAATGGCCGAACAACACCACTACCGTCAATTTGAATGCACTAAATGAACAACAACCGGAGCAAGGGGGATCTAGTAACATCGTACCGGTGACTTTGCCTTTAGATAGCCTTGGAGATTCGCAAAACAACGGTGCTATTACTAATGGTAGCCCAACAACCGGGAGAAGGCTTCGAAGGATTGCTTGCACGTGTCCTAATTGCCGCGATGGAGAAGGGAGAACAGCGAATGGACGTAAGCAGCATGTTTGTCATGTACCCGGCTGTGGGAAAGTGTATGGGAAAACTTCGCATCTTAGGGCCCATTTAAGATGGCATTCAGGAGAACGACCCTTTGTTTGTAATTGGTTGTTTTGTGGGAAACGGTTTACGCGATCGGATGAGTTACAAAGGCACAGGCGAACACATACTGGCGAGAAAAGGTTTACTTGCCCAGAATGTAACAAGAAGTTCATGCGGAGCGACCACTTGTCGAAACATGTAAAAACCCATTCAAATGGGAAAAACAAGACAGCCCCAACAAGTGTTAAGACACAAGATCCAATACCCATACAACCCCAGCCCCAAGCTGAAACACAGCCACAACCAAGCGAAATATCCGACGACGCGCTTCTTCTACAGAGTGAGAGAACGGCTGTCGTGGAATTAAATATTCCTCAAGTGTGTACGGTGGATCAGGAAGGTTGTATAACAACCTCCGACTATAAACTGACTGAAACGAGTCTCGAGGAGCTAGCTAATACCCCTTCAGCGGAGGATTTCATGGATTCTGCTGATTTTGGTGCAGGTAATGATAGTGAACAAGGACAAGAAACCGAGTACTCCTCGTAG
- the LOC5514790 gene encoding outer dynein arm-docking complex subunit 4 — protein MYEDDEEQEEGPKSSFSTYLAEGDVLFKQEEYQKALDSYSLALELKPTDPFCLVARSKCYLKLGKNDAAYRDAEAALEEDKDFNKGLYQKAEALYAMGDFEYALVYYHRGNKLRPELQEFRLGIQKAQEAIDNSIGVAANVKLENKGDLSFFAKQDEMKKPKGYSKPNTQAAKTQPQQLNRGKNTKSPAASDKTVKQLLGEMYADKEYLEKLLNDDNFIHGHACSKDNQIYELVSGGLNYLESRTEFWRQQKPLYARKKEKAKPRKVQQKSKPADTTKFILRSLEEIDMALAEGDAEGSLKQAQSTLRTVQSLNEDSVPNKDDVLGNLHSCIGNAYLELDDSKKALDHHMKDLKIAEKLENPDGKSRALDNLGRVYAKNGEFGKAIDKWMEKMPLVKTPLESTWLFHEIGRCHLELKNYQDAKEYGQKSLAAAQEASDQVWQLNATVLIAQAEVKLGELQEALESFQQAHDLAKILEDEAAENAVSKAIRDVNDRIAQGVKTDENSDENGEAETKPDETAPSEQEDSSAVEPTEAKDEDDTEEANDAGKETATEDPPKKEEDHQPSGEQPSDEQPSDEQPSDEQPKETEETI, from the exons ATGTATGAGGACGATGAAGAGCAAGAAGAAGGGCCTAAGAGTTCTTTCTCTACATATTTAGCGGAGGGCGATGTGTTGTTCAAACAAGAAGAGTACCAAAAAGCGTTGGATAGTTACTCATTG GCCTTGGAATTAAAACCAACAGATCCATTCTGTTTGGTAGCTAGATCCAAGTGTTATCTTAAACTTGGAAAGAATGATGCAGCTTATAGAGATGCAGAAGCAGCACTTGAGGAAGATAAAGACTTTAATAAG GGCCTGTACCAAAAAGCAGAGGCATTATATGCAATGGGAGACTTCGAATATGCCTTGGTGTACTATCACAGAGGGAATAAGCTTAGGCCAGAATTGCAAGAGTTCAGACTTGGTATTCAGAAAGCTCAAGAGGCTATTGATAACTCTATTGGAG ttgCTGCCAATGTGAAGCTTGAAAATAAGGGggatttgtcattttttgccAAGCAAGATGAAATG aaaaaaCCTAAAGGTTACAGTAAACCCAACACACAAGCAGCGAAGACACAACCACAACAGCTAAACAGAGGGAAGAATACTAAAAGTCCGGCTGCTTCAGATAAAACAGTTAAGCAG CTTCTTGGAGAGATGTATGCGGATAAGGAATACCTGGAAAAGCTCCTGAATGACGACA ATTTTATCCATGGACATGCTTGCAGCAAGGATAACCAGATTTATGAGCTTGTATCCGGTGGACTCAATTACCTTGAGTCAAGAACAGAGTTCTGGAGACAGCAAAAGCCTTTATATGCTCGCAAGAAGGAGAAGGCGAAGCCTAGGAAAGTCCAGCAAAAGAGCAAGCCGGCAGATACAACAAAGTTTATTTTGAGATCATTAGAAGAGATTGACATGGCTCTGGCAGAAGGCGATGCAGAAGGTAGTCTAAAGCAAGCACAGTCAACACTAAGAACCGTACAGTCCTTGAATGAGGATAGTGTTCCTAATAAAGATGATGTGCTTGGTAACTTACACTCTTGTATTGGCAATGCCTACTTGGAGCTAGATGATAGCAAGAAAGCCCTTGACCACCACATGAAGGACCTCAAGATTGCTGAGAAACT TGAAAATCCTGATGGAAAGTCTCGAGCACTTGACAACCTAGGCCGTGTATACGCCAAGAACGGCGAGTTTGGCAAGGCAATTGACAAATGGATGGAGAAGATGCCTCTAGTGAAAACCCCTCTGGAGAGCACGTGGCTATTCCACGAGATTGGCAGATGTCATCTGGAGCTGAAGAACTACCAAGATGCCAAGGAGTATGGGCAGAAGTCACTTGCGGCAGCTCAGGAGGCTAGTGACCAAGTTTGGCAGCTGAACGCTACAGTACTCATCGCACAGGCTGAAG TAAAACTCGGTGAGTTACAGGAGGCCTTAGAGTCGTTCCAGCAAGCGCATGACTTGGCCAAAATTCTAGAAGACGAAGCTGCCGAGAATGCTGTCTCAAAGGCGATCAGAGACGTCAATGATAGAATTGCTCAAG GCGTTAAAACAGACGAGAACTCCGACGAGAACGGGGAAGCAGAGACAAAACCGGACGAGACAGCACCATCTGAGCAAGAGGACTCATCTGCTGTAGAACCCACAGAGGCCAAGGATGAGGACGACACAGAGGAAGCTAATGATGCCGGCAAGGAGACTGCCACTGAGGACCCGCCCAAGAAGGAGGAAGATCACCAGCCTAGCGGCGAACAGCCTAGCGACGAACAGCCTAGCGACGAACAGCCTAGCGACGAACAGCCGAAGGAAACGGAAGAAACCATCTGA